One region of Eremothecium gossypii ATCC 10895 chromosome II, complete sequence genomic DNA includes:
- the AAT1 gene encoding aspartate transaminase AAT1 (Syntenic homolog of Saccharomyces cerevisiae YKL106W (AAT1)) gives MTQTNQVRASTKGVLGMTRNVVGAFTANWRCRRQHQALGRVPEAMPDQILGLTERFNQDRNPHKVNLTVGIYKDDNGEVTSFPSVARAQRMVEGQRGGRLAYLPIAGCPSYGARVSDFLYSECAPQGREFLASGCVSFMQTLSGTGALSLASLFLSNFISKTIWVPQPSWANHMNIFKLNGFEEVRRYRYYEDGAVDVDSWLAQLERAAADRPYPQCILLHACCHNPTGVDPTREQWSRILSVINGLGMVPIVDMAYQGLESGDLRADAYLLRMCLEHRWDNGLYVCHSFAKNMGLYGERVGSLSVVHPLGQFQAKAATDSQLKCIIRASYSSPPSYGSRVATTVLSVPEIKQQWHEDVHGMCNRLWSVRCMLHEKLRWPKLIDSTSQHGMFYYTGIGPDAVDTLREKYSVYLTKDGRLSLAGINTGNVDYVARALRNVSTYP, from the coding sequence ATGACACAGACAAACCAGGTCAGAGCAAGCACCAAAGGAGTACTGGGCATGACAAGAAATGTAGTAGGGGCGTTCACGGCTAACTGGCGCTGCCGCAGGCAGCACCAAGCGCTTGGACGGGTGCCGGAGGCGATGCCAGACCAGATATTGGGGCTCACGGAGCGATTCAACCAGGACCGGAACCCGCACAAGGTGAACTTGACCGTGGGGATCTACAAGGACGACAATGGGGAGGTGACGAGCTTCCCGTCCGTGGCGCGGGCGCAGCGGATGGTGGAGGGGCAGCGGGGCGGCAGGCTGGCGTACCTGCCAATTGCCGGGTGTCCGAGCTACGGTGCGAGGGTCAGCGACTTTTTGTACAGCGAGTGTGCGCCGCAGGGGCGGGAATTCCTAGCCAGCGGATGCGTCAGCTTCATGCAGACGCTGAGTGGGACGGGGGCGCTCTCGCTGGCATCCCTGTTCCTCTCGAACTTCATCTCGAAGACGATCTGGGTGCCGCAGCCCTCGTGGGCCAACCACATGAATATCTTCAAGCTAAACGGGTTTGAGGAGGTCCGACGGTACCGCTACTACGAGGACGGGGCGGTGGACGTCGACAGCTGGCTTGCCCAGCTAGAACGCGCGGCCGCCGACCGGCCATATCCACAGTGTATTCTGTTGCATGCCTGCTGCCACAACCCCACGGGCGTTGACCCCACGCGCGAGCAATGGTCCCGGATCTTGAGCGTAATCAACGGACTTGGAATGGTGCCTATCGTGGATATGGCCTACCAAGGGTTGGAGTCTGGTGACCTTCGTGCCGATGCCTACTTGTTGCGGATGTGCCTCGAGCACAGATGGGACAACGGGCTTTATGTGTGTCATTCTTTTGCGAAGAACATGGGTCTTTATGGCGAACGAGTGGGGTCCCTCAGTGTGGTGCATCCGCTGGGACAATTTCAGGCTAAGGCCGCGACAGATTCTCAGTTGAAATGTATAATACGGGCTTCATACTCATCACCGCCTTCATATGGCTCTCGGGTCGCAACGACCGTGCTTTCTGTCCCCGAAATCAAGCAACAGTGGCATGAAGATGTACACGGGATGTGCAATAGACTCTGGTCTGTCCGCTGCATGTTACATGAGAAACTACGGTGGCCCAAGTTGATAGACAGTACCTCGCAACACGGGATGTTTTATTATACCGGAATTGGCCCTGACGCCGTGGACACCCTGAGAGAGAAATATTCTGTTTATTTGACCAAGGATGGTCGATTGTCGCTAGCAGGAATAAATACTGGCAATGTTGATTACGTTGCTAGGGCGCTTCGTAACGTATCTACATACCCGTGA
- a CDS encoding ABL037Cp (Syntenic homolog of Saccharomyces cerevisiae YMR086W and YKL105C), whose translation MLRKQTPGRARPADVEAVAAVSALGKVMNQDGTALDHSKVRKRESMLPTRGRSGRGGVRRASAESAGRRTRSEDGKAARSARERHMEDEFNAFGGRATAGVAKEVPARGGADDGPVMTTKYVPSPRGLVKVTVPVSAGSSAHSSLRKSASIHTGMNMRHGSGSRRASMTSAGSDAARRQAKSTAESSSARTRSNKPKPRPSGDSHSPSPTTRAPVTPRRTTVKDLVAPPLPEEPEDSVSTSGKGESIVPLNEKEEEQDEQPFDSEANARSSPKTPKQGGHVPALEVSQHGFQTPVPDGPTMAEYLQSADPILSAGATQRQRELEEAEAASTTPDGDRLKIGKSPSPMKSAMKNSPSAGTSKYNRPPLDTSSAADGAYLSLTTAENTRLNAQLSDDKMRKSPTLRQPKRRVSVHSPKTPSAASADRSSKVLRQFSLSKPQGRTLAMNKNNSGEKQAQSPTSPKSNQKKVDPSVLYPREPPKKKSSFERERPQHKNLGFKNLSLRSEASNEFMYQGTLEGEIHQSPGQHVGHETPKKALLSVTAEGWKSRFSDSDSENDSPPFSSNASGSTQPSSHRDSSLAHHGGFGLFKHKDHHGHKPKHSLGASLASAKPHEPQKARLAPTSNRGSNTLSAERPLKNHNSFSGKLKKLFGKKHAT comes from the coding sequence ATGCTTAGGAAACAAACCCCTGGCAGGGCAAGGCCAGCGGACGTCGAAGCAGTGGCTGCCGTGTCGGCGCTTGGGAAAGTGATGAACCAAGACGGAACGGCTTTGGACCACTCCAAGGTGCGTAAGAGGGAAAGCATGCTGCCTACACGCGGACGGAGCGGGCGAGGTGGCGTCCGGCGGGCAAGCGCAGAAAGCGCGGGCCGGCGGACGCGCAGCGAGGACGGGAaggcggcgcgcagcgcgcgggAGCGGCATATGGAGGACGAGTTCAACGCATTTGGCGGGCGGGCGACAGCAGGCGTGGCCAAGGAGGTACCGGCGCGGGGCGGGGCGGACGACGGCCCTGTGATGACCACGAAGTACGTGCCCAGCCCCCGGGGGTTGGTGAAAGTCACCGTGCCGGTGAGCGCGGGAAGCAGCGCGCACAGCTCACTGCGCAAGTCCGCGTCGATACACACCGGGATGAATATGCGGCACGGATCCGGCTCGCGCAGGGCTTCGATGACGTCTGCGGGTAGTGATGCGGCCCGCAGGCAGGCAAAAAGCACCGCGGAAAGCTCGAGCGCACGCACGCGGAGCAACAAGCCTAAGCCCAGGCCCTCGGGCGACAGCCACTCGCCATCCCCGACTACTAGAGCGCCAGTGACTCCCAGACGCACAACGGTCAAAGATCTTGTTGCGCCACCGCTGCCGGAGGAACCAGAGGACAGCGTCAGCACTTCCGGAAAAGGGGAGTCTATTGTTCCCCTGAATGAAAAGGAGGAAGAACAAGATGAGCAGCCCTTTGACAGTGAAGCAAACGCGAGGAGTTCGCCAAAAACGCCAAAACAAGGCGGCCATGTCCCTGCCTTGGAGGTTTCGCAGCATGGCTTTCAAACACCGGTGCCCGATGGACCGACCATGGCGGAATACTTGCAGTCTGCAGACCCGATTTTGAGTGCGGGGGCAACACAGAGGCAGAGGGAGCTCGAGGAGGCAGAAGCTGCGAGCACTACACCAGATGGCGACAGGCTAAAGATTGGAAAGTCCCCTTCACCGATGAAATCGGCCATGAAGAACTCGCCTTCAGCAGGGACCTCGAAGTATAACCGTCCTCCCTTAGATACCTCATCTGCCGCCGATGGTGCATACCTTTCCCTTACAACAGCAGAGAATACGAGGTTGAATGCGCAGTTGTCCGATGATAAGATGCGGAAAAGCCCTACACTacggcaaccaaagaggcGTGTCTCGGTGCATTCCCCAAAGACACCATCTGCAGCATCTGCAGATAGATCTTCCAAGGTCCTGCGCCAATTTTCCCTATCTAAACCGCAGGGTCGGACACTCGCTATGAATAAGAATAATTCTGGGGAAAAGCAGGCGCAGTCCCCGACTTCTCCCAAGAGTAACCAAAAGAAAGTAGACCCAAGTGTACTTTATCCCCGTGAGCCTCCCAAGAAGAAGTCGAGTTTTGAGCGCGAACGGCCGCAACACAAAAACTTGGGTTTCAAAAACCTCTCTCTCAGATCGGAGGCTTCGAATGAGTTTATGTATCAGGGGACTTTAGAAGGTGAAATACATCAATCCCCTGGCCAACATGTAGGTCACGAAACACCGAAGAAGGCCCTCCTTTCAGTGACAGCTGAAGGCTGGAAGTCCAGGTTCTCAGACTCCGACTCGGAAAATGATAGCCCTCCATTCAGCAGCAATGCCAGTGGCTCCACTCAACCCAGCAGTCATAGGGATTCGTCGTTAGCCCATCATGGCGGGTTCGGTCTGTTTAAACACAAAGATCACCATGGCCACAAACCAAAGCATTCGCTGGGAGCAAGCCTCGCTTCCGCCAAGCCACATGAGCCGCAGAAAGCGCGCTTGGCTCCCACGAGCAACCGTGGTTCCAACACCCTGTCAGCAGAGCGCCCCCTAAAGAACCATAATAGTTTTAGCGGCAAGCTCAAGAAACTGTTTGGGAAGAAGCACGCGACCTGA
- the GFA1 gene encoding glutamine--fructose-6-phosphate transaminase (isomerizing) GFA1 (Syntenic homolog of Saccharomyces cerevisiae YKL104C (GFA1), YMR084W and YMR085W; YMR084W and YMR085W represent one ORF in this organism) has protein sequence MCGIFGYCNYLVEKSRGEIIDTLVEGLQRLEYRGYDSTGIAIDGDGADETFIFKQIGKVSALEREIAERAPARDVRFVSHCGIAHTRWATHGQPRQVNCHPHRSDARNEFVVVHNGIITNFRELKTLLRNKGYEFESDTDTEVIAKLFKHLYDTNLENGHELDFHELTKQVLLELEGSYGLLCRSSRYPCEVIATRKGSPLLVGVKSERKLKVDFVDVEFPDNEKQPDVPIPAVLNGHKAGADCEKLLPIAASETGLRHSQSRAFLSEDGVPNPVEFFLSSDAASVIKHTKKVLFLEDDDIAHIYDGELHIHRSRREVGASATRSIQTLEMELAQIMKGPYDHFMQKEIFEQPESTLNTMRGRIDFENNTVMLGGLKSWLPAIRSARRLTMIACGTSYHSCLATRAIFEELSEIPVSIELASDFLDRRCPVFRDDVCIFVSQSGETADTMLALNYCIERGALTVGIVNSVGSSISRVTHCGVHINAGPEIGVASTKAYTSQYIALVMLALSLSDDRVSRIERRKEIIQGLKEIPRQIKQVLQLEKQIKHLCETELCNQKSLLLLGRGYQFASALEGALKIKEISYMHSEGVLAGELKHGVLALVDENLPIIAFGTRDSLFPKVVSSIEQVTARKGRPIIICNENDEVWTRKAQNSNLLTLEVPLTVDCLQGLLNIIPLQLTAYWLAVNNGIDVDFPRNLAKSVTVE, from the coding sequence ATGTGCGGTATTTTCGGCTATTGCAACTACCTAGTGGAGAAGAGCCGCGGAGAGATCATTGATACGTTGGTGGAGGGGCTTCAGCGGTTGGAGTACCGCGGCTACGACTCGACGGGAATAGCCATTGACGGCGACGGGGCGGACGAGACGTTCATATTCAAACAGATCGGGAAGGTCAGCGCGCTAGAGCGGGAGATCGCAGagcgcgcgccggcgcgcgaTGTGCGGTTTGTGTCGCATTGCGGGATCGCACACACACGGTGGGCGACGCACGGGCAACCGCGGCAGGTGAACTGCCACCCCCACCGGTCGGACGCACGCAACGAGTTTGTGGTGGTGCACAACGGGATCATCACGAACTTCCGGGAGTTGAAGACGTTGCTCCGGAACAAGGGCTACGAGTTCGAGTCAGACACGGACACGGAGGTGATTGCGAAGTTGTTCAAGCACTTGTACGACACGAACTTGGAGAATGGGCACGAGTTGGACTTCCACGAGTTGACGAAGCAGGTGTTGTTGGAGTTGGAGGGGTCGTACGGGTTGCTCTGCCGCTCGTCGCGATACCCCTGCGAGGTGATCGCGACGCGCAAGGGCTCGCCGCTCTTGGTGGGCGTCAAGAGCGAGCGCAAGCTCAAGGTGGACTTTGTGGACGTGGAGTTTCCGGACAACGAGAAACAGCCGGACGTGCCGATCCCGGCGGTGTTGAACGGACACAAGGCCGGCGCGGACTGCGAGAAGTTGCTCCCGATCGCGGCGAGCGAGACGGGGCTCCGGCACTCGCAGTCGCGCGCGTTCCTCTCGGAGGACGGCGTGCCCAACCCGGTGGAGTTCTTCTTGTCGTCGGACGCCGCCTCGGTCATCAAACACACCAAGAAGGTGTTGTTCTTGGAGGACGACGACATCGCGCACATCTACGATGGTGAATTACACATCCACCGCTCGCGGCGTGAGGTAGGTGCCTCAGCCACGCGGTCGATCCAGACCTTGGAGATGGAACTAGCACAGATCATGAAGGGGCCGTACGACCACTTCATGCAGAAGGAGATTTTCGAGCAGCCGGAGTCGACCCTTAACACCATGCGTGGCAGGATCGACTTCGAGAACAACACCGTGATGCTTGGCGGCCTCAAGTCATGGTTGCCGGCGATCAGAAGCGCGCGGCGCTTGACGATGATTGCCTGCGGCACGTCGTATCACTCGTGTCTGGCCACACGCGCCATCTTCGAGGAGCTCTCTGAGATCCCTGTAAGCATCGAGCTAGCTTCAGACTTCCTTGACAGAAGATGTCCGGTGTTCCGGGACGACGTGTGCATCTTCGTGTCCCAGTCCGGCGAGACCGCCGACACCATGTTGGCGCTCAACTACTGTATCGAGCGCGGCGCCCTCACTGTCGGAATCGTCAACAGTGTGGGTTCCTCCATTTCGCGTGTTACGCACTGTGGTGTGCACATAAATGCCGGGCCGGAAATCGGCGTCGCGTCCACCAAGGCGTACACGTCCCAGTACATCGCGTTAGTGATGCTTGCGTTGTCCTTGTCAGACGACAGGGTCTCTCGGATCGAGCGCAGAAAGGAGATTATCCAGGGGTTGAAGGAGATCCCGCGCCAAATCAAACAGGTTCTACAGCTCGAGAAGCAGATCAAGCACTTATGCGAGACCGAGCTTTGCAACCAGAAGTcgcttcttcttctcggACGGGGCTACCAGTTCGCCTCCGCATTGGAGGGCGCTCTCAAAATAAAAGAAATCTCTTACATGCATTCTGAGGGCGTCTTGGCCGGCGAGTTGAAGCACGGCGTCCTCGCTTTGGTCGACGAAAACCTCCCGATCATCGCGTTCGGCACCAGAGACTCTTTGTTCCCCAAGGTCGTCTCGTCCATCGAGCAGGTCACGGCCAGGAAGGGTCGCCCGATCATCATCTGTAACGAGAACGACGAGGTGTGGACCAGGAAGGCCCAGAATAGCAACCTTCTCACCCTCGAGGTCCCTCTTACCGTCGACTGCCTCCAGGGCTTGTTGAACATCATCCCCTTGCAGTTGACCGCTTACTGGTTAGCCGTGAACAACGGCATCGACGTCGACTTCCCCAGGAACTTGGCCAAGTCTGTCACTGTTGAGTAA
- the APE1 gene encoding metalloaminopeptidase APE1 (Syntenic homolog of Saccharomyces cerevisiae YKL103C (LAP4)) — MSELKEQVMATQEALRAIQESLKQLQIAPGADDASGADEEDGLEKWARRFVDFTYKNPTTHHVVAHYAGRLEAAGFRRLDERDEWELPAEGRFFTVRNGTSLAAFVVGRDWKATDGVGVIATHCDALAAKVRPVSARPAVDGYELLGVAPYAGALSPVWLDRDLGIGGRVLVREADSDRVRSRLVDSTPHPVARISTLAPHFGAVATGPLDPETQMVPVIGYGGADAEASAAERAAPLFGKHPLPLLRYVARLAGVEVAQLVQLDLDLFDVQRGSLGGLRNDFLFAPRLDDRLCSFAAMEALLAAPAPAPAAFDAVVFFDNEEIGSRTRQGAAGGLLGAIAARVLRARGADPAALPTLFANSVVLSADVTHLLNPSFCDQYLDGHKPVPNAGLALALDENGHMATDSVGTAFAHDLAAAAGAPLQYFHIRNGARSGGTVGPILSAATGARTIDLGIPQLSMHSIRAAAGSRDLGLAIRFFAGFLADWRAVYDRFRGL; from the coding sequence ATGTCGGAGCTGAAAGAGCAGGTTATGGCTACACAAGAGGCGCTGCGGGCGATCCAGGAGTCGCTGAAGCAGCTGCAGATCGCGCCCGGCGCGGACGACGCGTCGGgcgcggacgaggaggaTGGGCTGGAGAAGTGGGCACGGAGATTCGTGGACTTCACGTACAAGAACCCGACCACGCACCACGTGGTGGCACACTACGCGGGGCGGCTGGAGGCGGCCGGGTTCCGGCGGCTGGACGAGCGCGATGAGTGGGAGCTGCCGGCGGAGGGCCGCTTCTTCACGGTGCGCAACGGGACCAGCCTGGCGGCGTTTGTCGTGGGACGTGACTGGAAGGCGACGGACGGCGTCGGCGTGATCGCGACGCACTGCGACGCGCTGGCGGCCAAGGTGCGGCCGGTGTCCGCGCGGCCGGCAGTGGACGGCTacgagctgctgggcgTGGCGCCGTACGCGGGCGCGCTAAGCCCCGTGTGGCTGGACCGTGACCTGGGCATCGGCGGCCGCGTGCTGGTGCGCGAGGCCGACTCGGACCGCGTGCGCAGCCGCCTGGTCGACTCGACGCCGCACCCCGTTGCGCGCATCTCCACGCTGGCGCCGCACTTCGGCGCTGTGGCCACCGGGCCGCTCGACCCGGAGACGCAGATGGTGCCGGTGATCGGCTATGGTGGCGCGGACGCTGAGGCCAGCGCTGCGgagcgcgccgcgccgctcTTCGGCAAGCACCCactgccgctgctgcgctaCGTCGCGCGGCTCGCGGGCGTCGAGGTTGCGCAGCTCGTGCAGCTGGACCTGGATCTGTTCGACGTGCAGCGCGGCTCGCTCGGTGGCCTGCGCAACGACTTCCTGTTCGCGCCGCGCCTCGACGACCGCCTGTGCTCGTTTGCCGCCATGGAGGCGCTGctcgccgcgcccgcgcccgcgcccgcggcctTCGACGCCGTGGTCTTCTTCGACAACGAGGAGATCGGCTCGCGCACGCGCCAgggcgccgccggcggcctcctcggcgccatcgccgcgcgcgtgctgcgcgcccgcggcgccgACCCTGCCGCCCTGCCCACCCTCTTCGCcaactccgtcgtgctcTCCGCAGACGTCACCCACCTGCTCAACCCCTCCTTCTGCGACCAGTACCTCGACGGTCACAAGCCCGTGCCCAACGCCGGCCTGGCCCTCGCCCTGGACGAAAACGGCCACATGGCCACCGACTCCGTCGGCACCGCCTTCGCCCACGACCtcgccgcggccgccggcgcgcccCTCCAGTACTTCCACATTCGCAACGGCGCCCGCTCCGGCGGCACCGTCGGCCCCATCCTCTCCGCCGCCAccggcgcgcgcaccaTCGACCTTGGCATCCCGCAGCTCTCCATGCACAGCAtccgcgccgcggccgggTCACGTGACCTGGGCCTCGCCATTCGCTTTTTCGCCGGCTTTCTGGCCGATTGGCGCGCCGTGTACGACCGCTTCCGCGGCCTATGA